The genome window TCGTCGTGACGAACACGGTCCCGCTGGGGCCGAAGGCCGCGTGCAAGAAGCTTCGCGTCCTCACCGTGGCGCCCCTGCTGGGGGAGGCCATCAAGAGGATCCACTTCCAGGATTCGGTCAGCTCGCTCTTCGTTTAGGAGGAAACAGGCGATGGCAATGGTGGAGTTGGCGGCGGACCGCCGCAGCGGAACGGGAAAAGAGATCAACCGGAAGCGCCGCTCCGGTGGAAGGATCCCCGGCGTCATCTACGGGAAGGGTCTCGAGACGCGGTCGATCGAGTTCGATCGGAAGTCGCTCGAGAAGTTCCTCGACACGGCCCGGCACGGGACGGTGGTCGTCCGGATGACCGTGCGGGACGGCTCGGAAGGGGTGGAGTCGTTCGCGGTCCTGAAGGAGGTGCAGACCAACCCCCTGACGGACAGCGTGACCCACGTAGACTTCTACGAGGTCGCCCTCGGACAGAAGTTCCGCGTCGAGGTGCCCGTCCGGATCCGGGGGAAGGCGGCCGGGATCGAGATGGGCGGGATCCTGGAGGTGGTCATGCGGAGCATCGAGGTGGAGTGCACGCCCGACCACGTGCCCGAATTCATCGAGGTCGACGTGACCTCCCTGGGGATCGGCCAGTCCCTCACGCTTTCGAACGTGAAGTTCCCCGAGGGCGTCGTCCCGACCGAGAAGGATCTGCGCCAGACCGTGGCGTCCGTCCACACGCCGAAGGCCGAGGCGGCCCCGGTGGCCGAGGCGGTCGAGGGCGAGGCGGCGGAGGGAGCGAGCGTGGCGGAAGTCGCCGAGAAGGAAGAGCCCGCGAAGAAGGAAAAGAAGGAAAAGAAAGAGAAGGAGTAACCCGATACGCGCCTGATCGTCGGACTCGGGAACCCGGGAAGGCGGTACGCCGCGACGCTCCACAACGCGGGGTTCCTCGCGGTCGACCGCATCGCGGCCGGGATGGGCGTCCGGTGGCGCGCCGCGGGGGACGCGCAGCAGGGCGCGGGCGAGCTGGAAGGGCTCCGGGTGGTCCTCGTGAAGCCGGGGACGTTCATGAACCTCTCCGGCGCGGCGGTGGCGCCGCTGTTCCGGAAGCACGCCGACGGCCCCGAGGAGATGGTGGTCGTCCACGACGACCTGGATCTTCCGTTCGGGTCGGTGCGGCTCAAGCGCGGCGGGGGGACGGGCGGGCACAACGGCCTTCGCTCCCTGCGGGAGGCGCTCGGGACGTCGGCGTTCCTCCGGATCCGGGTGGGGATCGGGCGCCCCCCGGCGGGCGTGGACCCCGCGGAGTACGTGTTGACGCCCCCGGACCCCGACCGGAAGCGGGCGTTCGACGAGGCGGTCGCGGGCGCCTGCACGGCCGCCGCCGACATCGCCCGGCTCGGTTTCGACAAGGCCATGACGCGCTGGAACTCGAAGGCGCGAACCCCCCGCACGGAATCCCCGGCGGGGAACATACTCCTTGCTCCCGGCAAGTCGTCCGGGGGCTCGATCAGCCGAAAGGAGGCTACACCGCACGATGACACCGAAGAGGTATGAAACCGCCATCCTGTTCGACCCCGAACTCCCGGAGGACCAGAGGAAGGAGTTCCTCGGCAAGCTCTCCGGGGTGGTCGCCGCCTTCCAGGGCGAGGTCCTGAAGACCGACGACTGGGGGAACCGCAAGCTCGCCTACCCCATCCGCAAGAGAAGCAACGCCTTCTACACCTTCCTCCTCTACACCGGCTCCCGCGGCGTGGTGGAGGAGGTGGAACGCAACATCAAGATCTTCGACGGGATCCTGCGGCACCTGACCACCATCCACACCGCGGAGCTCAAGGCCAAGGCCGCGCCCGCCGCCGCCCCGGAAGGGGAGGCGACCGCCGCGCCGGAGGCGCCCGCGTCCGAACCGACGCCGCAGCCGCCGGCCGGGCAGTGAACGCGCCGGTCACGGGGGGAGGGATCCGGCAATGGTAGCCTTCAACCGCGTCATCCTCGCGGGGAACCTCGTGAGGGATCCGGAAACCCGCTTCATACCGTCGGGGACGGCGGTCACGGAATTCGCCATCGCGGTGAACTCCCGCTACCGGTCGAAGGCGACGAACGAGGTCAAGGAGGATGTGTCCTACTTCGACATCGTCGTTTTCGGCAAGATGGGCGAGAATTGCGCCGAGTACCTGTCCAAGGGGCGGCCGGTCCTCGTCGAGGGGAGGCTGCGCCAGCGCCGCTGGGAAGCCGACGGGGTGAAGCGGAACAAGATCGAGATCCTGGCGGACAACGTCCAGTTCCTCGGCGGTCCGCGCGGATCGGCCGCGGAAGGCGCCCCGGCATCGGCCCCCGCGCCGGAAGCGCCCGACGACGATATCCCATTCTAAAAAATTCATAGACGAAAAGAACAAGGAGGAAGGAACCGATGAGCACCCCGTACAAGCCCCGCCCGTCCGGCGGACGCGACGACCGCGGCCCCGGCGGGAAGAAGCGATACGTCCGGAAGAAGTTCTGCCGTTTCTGCGCCGAGAAGGAGTTGCAGATCGACTACAAGAACGCCTACATGATCCGCCAGTTCGTCTCCGAGCGCGGGAAGATCGTCCCCCGGCGGATCACCGGCAACTGCGCCACGCACCAGCGGAAGCTGACGGTGGAGATCAAGAAGGCGCGCGTCGTCGCGCTGATCCCGTTCACCGCCACCCAGGTCCGGTAGGGGGTGGGGAGATGAAGGTCATTCTGCGCGAGGACGTCGAGAAGCTGGGAAAGGCCGGCGAGGTCGTGAAGGTCGCCGACGGATACGGGAGGAACTACCTCATCCCGCGGAAACTGGCGGTCCTGGCCGACCTCCGGAACATGAAGGCGCTGGACCACGACCGCCGGGTGATCGAGACGCGCGCGAAAAAGACGCGCAAGACCGCCGTGGCGGCCGCGGAGAGGATCTCCGCCCTGTCCCTGACCCTCCCCGCGAAGGCGGGGGAGGAGGGGAAGCTGTTCGGGGCCATCACTTCCCGGGACATCGCGGAGGCGCTGGCCGCCGCCGGGGTGGAAGTCGACCGCAAGTCGGTGCAGCTCGCCGAGCCGATCAAGCAGCTGGGCGACTACAAGGTGAAGGTCCGGGTCGCCGCCGAGGTCGTGCCGGAGATCTCGATCCGCGTGGTGTCGGAAGGATAGACCCGGACGGGAGGCGTCGGTGAACGGTTCGAAGAGCGCGCCGCCAGGCGGAAACGACGCCTCCCTCCGGGTTCCCCCGCACAACCTGCACGCCGAGCAGGCCGTCCTGGCCTCGGTGCTCCTCAACAACGACCTGATGAGCGACGTCGTCGAGG of Deltaproteobacteria bacterium contains these proteins:
- a CDS encoding aminoacyl-tRNA hydrolase: MIVGLGNPGRRYAATLHNAGFLAVDRIAAGMGVRWRAAGDAQQGAGELEGLRVVLVKPGTFMNLSGAAVAPLFRKHADGPEEMVVVHDDLDLPFGSVRLKRGGGTGGHNGLRSLREALGTSAFLRIRVGIGRPPAGVDPAEYVLTPPDPDRKRAFDEAVAGACTAAADIARLGFDKAMTRWNSKARTPRTESPAGNILLAPGKSSGGSISRKEATPHDDTEEV
- a CDS encoding 30S ribosomal protein S18, whose protein sequence is MSTPYKPRPSGGRDDRGPGGKKRYVRKKFCRFCAEKELQIDYKNAYMIRQFVSERGKIVPRRITGNCATHQRKLTVEIKKARVVALIPFTATQVR
- the ssb gene encoding single-stranded DNA-binding protein yields the protein MVAFNRVILAGNLVRDPETRFIPSGTAVTEFAIAVNSRYRSKATNEVKEDVSYFDIVVFGKMGENCAEYLSKGRPVLVEGRLRQRRWEADGVKRNKIEILADNVQFLGGPRGSAAEGAPASAPAPEAPDDDIPF
- a CDS encoding 50S ribosomal protein L25, translating into MAMVELAADRRSGTGKEINRKRRSGGRIPGVIYGKGLETRSIEFDRKSLEKFLDTARHGTVVVRMTVRDGSEGVESFAVLKEVQTNPLTDSVTHVDFYEVALGQKFRVEVPVRIRGKAAGIEMGGILEVVMRSIEVECTPDHVPEFIEVDVTSLGIGQSLTLSNVKFPEGVVPTEKDLRQTVASVHTPKAEAAPVAEAVEGEAAEGASVAEVAEKEEPAKKEKKEKKEKE
- a CDS encoding 50S ribosomal protein L9 produces the protein MKVILREDVEKLGKAGEVVKVADGYGRNYLIPRKLAVLADLRNMKALDHDRRVIETRAKKTRKTAVAAAERISALSLTLPAKAGEEGKLFGAITSRDIAEALAAAGVEVDRKSVQLAEPIKQLGDYKVKVRVAAEVVPEISIRVVSEG
- the rpsF gene encoding 30S ribosomal protein S6; the encoded protein is MTPKRYETAILFDPELPEDQRKEFLGKLSGVVAAFQGEVLKTDDWGNRKLAYPIRKRSNAFYTFLLYTGSRGVVEEVERNIKIFDGILRHLTTIHTAELKAKAAPAAAPEGEATAAPEAPASEPTPQPPAGQ